The following coding sequences lie in one Spirosoma sp. KUDC1026 genomic window:
- a CDS encoding UDP-N-acetylmuramoyl-tripeptide--D-alanyl-D-alanine ligase — protein sequence MLSTEQLYHKFLECSSVSTDTRRITADSLFVALKGGNFDGNQFAEQAIAAGARYALVDDPTVAERDARCLLVTDGLLALQDLARYHRRTFNFPVVALTGSNGKTTTKELMAAVLSKEYRTYATIGNLNNHIGVPLTLLAIRADEPEPYEMAVVEMGANHQQEIALLCSIAQPTHGLITNVGKAHLEGFGGVEGVRKGKGELYDYLAQHGQTVFINSRDTVLTAMYRERLKTLRSETTFAEAIFYPGDPVELLQESPVVYRTADGSEVTTHMPGRYNFENMLAAMAIGQYFGVTPEETNRAIADYNPTNNRSQVIHKGTNTVLLDAYNANPSSMAAAVRQFAAMPAKRKVVILGDMYELGPESEAEHEALGKLIAESKFDLVVLAGKDMKHALGALPKAYYFPDKFSLHNWVMDNPMTDTHILIKGSRGMSLETVVQFI from the coding sequence ATGCTGTCAACCGAACAACTGTATCATAAATTTCTGGAATGCAGCAGCGTATCGACCGATACGCGCCGAATTACCGCGGACTCCCTGTTTGTAGCCCTGAAAGGTGGCAACTTTGACGGGAATCAATTTGCCGAGCAGGCTATTGCCGCCGGAGCCCGGTACGCCCTGGTCGACGATCCAACCGTGGCCGAACGCGATGCCCGCTGCCTGCTGGTCACCGATGGGCTACTGGCCCTGCAGGACCTGGCCCGGTATCATCGCCGGACCTTTAACTTTCCGGTAGTTGCCCTAACGGGTTCGAACGGTAAGACTACTACGAAAGAATTGATGGCGGCCGTTCTGTCGAAAGAGTACCGGACCTACGCGACAATTGGCAACCTGAATAACCACATCGGCGTACCACTAACGCTACTGGCGATCCGGGCCGACGAGCCGGAACCGTACGAAATGGCGGTTGTGGAAATGGGCGCTAACCACCAGCAGGAAATTGCTCTGCTCTGCTCCATTGCCCAGCCCACCCACGGTCTGATCACCAACGTTGGCAAAGCCCACCTCGAAGGCTTTGGCGGGGTTGAAGGCGTTCGGAAAGGAAAAGGCGAACTGTATGATTACCTGGCTCAGCACGGTCAAACCGTGTTTATCAACTCCCGCGATACGGTGCTGACGGCCATGTACCGCGAACGGCTGAAAACGCTACGTAGTGAAACGACCTTCGCCGAAGCAATCTTCTATCCCGGCGATCCGGTCGAGTTGCTGCAGGAGTCGCCCGTAGTGTACCGAACTGCTGACGGAAGCGAGGTAACGACGCACATGCCGGGCCGGTACAACTTCGAGAACATGCTGGCGGCTATGGCCATTGGGCAGTATTTCGGCGTTACGCCCGAAGAAACGAATCGCGCCATTGCCGACTATAACCCGACCAATAACCGGTCGCAGGTTATCCATAAAGGTACCAACACCGTCCTGCTGGACGCCTATAACGCCAACCCCAGTTCGATGGCGGCCGCCGTTCGACAGTTTGCCGCCATGCCGGCCAAACGCAAGGTTGTGATTTTGGGTGATATGTACGAGCTCGGCCCCGAAAGCGAAGCCGAACACGAAGCGCTGGGCAAACTGATTGCGGAAAGTAAATTCGACCTGGTCGTCCTGGCCGGAAAAGACATGAAACACGCCCTTGGTGCACTGCCCAAAGCGTACTATTTCCCGGATAAATTCTCGCTGCACAACTGGGTCATGGACAATCCCATGACTGATACGCACATCCTGATCAAAGGATCGCGGGGCATGAGCCTGGAAACAGTAGTTCAGTTTATTTGA